Proteins from a genomic interval of Bacteroidia bacterium:
- the smc gene encoding chromosome segregation protein SMC — MLLKSLEIQGFKSFSDKTKLYFDSGVTGIVGPNGCGKSNVIDAIRWVLGEQKTRNLRSDKMENVIFNGTEKRKRANICEVSITFENNRGLLPPEFPTVCITRRLYRDGDAEYLINNVSCRLKDIHALFLDTGIGSDSYAIIELKMVDELLNDKENSRRNLFEEAAGISRYKLRKKETLRKLEDVQNDLLRLDDIIYEVEKSLNTLSKQVKRAEKYQEFRQQYKRASLQFTFLSTETLRSTSQKLTQEAQNLEDQITQTRTLISTKEVQLTNFQQQTLTTRENAAHIQEQITELMDVIRQKEYEKNLRTEKVKHLNQRAAEIETNYQKYQVEIENFSAQELTLETTIDSANERYDQHEYLIQELEESISQLQGHSKTIKINLDNALSQKRHREQDLAKQNRELDILKTTLQSLENELKQKQQDVNSRQETTDEVAQNIATLQHDIAQLQQELKDTQNTQSQIEESIKEHKQQLEVLQETLRNATRTLDAKNNERKLLSSLVNSLEGFPESVRFLKKNKHWTANTVLLSDIFSCTEAYRTAVEHFLEPYLSYFVVQTRQEAIEAIALLVQQGVGRARFFILDDIKKLVDNQQNINEYSLLNQIHCQPQYQLLAQFLFQKTQFHEHISDWLAISATDNILLHNGQIWLGNGQLSGGKAGLFEGKRIGRALQLEQLEAEIAEITNKNQTLQNQINQTQTKLQESITQKPTQQIETLNKQLQLKQRDLHVLQAREHDFQKLIQQTETRAQETQRKLDQIQSKITTIAPQIEEAYSILDTLTQECENLQKNLDAKQTKLSSEQQKLNHALIQFEQVKSIIQASKQEIRFIREQKNVRITAINQYQAEKEEITKNLNTLIQTPEIPDNTLLNAYENLKKVETQKQAQEEHYQTALHTAQILETEIHKKRKQKEDLELSLNQNKDKRTEVSLKISALEERLRVEFQLEFSQLTEESLFKNGRPALSIDELQAEITSLRTKIAEFGEVNLTAIETHREIKERYDFMQAQRQDLLSAETDLKNTIQEIDETAQTRFMEAFQAIQKNFIQVFRSLFTEKDSCNLVLLNPNDPLESPIDILAQPKGKRPLTINQLSGGEKTLTAISLLFAIYLLKPAPFCIFDEVDAPLDDTNIDKFNHIIRDFSGNSQFIIVTHNKRTMMATNTIFGVTMEEAGVSKVLPVDFEKLQLAEDKFMGISS, encoded by the coding sequence ATGCTGTTAAAGTCGCTTGAAATTCAGGGATTTAAGAGTTTTAGCGATAAAACTAAACTATATTTTGATTCAGGAGTAACCGGAATAGTGGGGCCAAACGGGTGCGGAAAGTCCAACGTCATTGATGCTATCCGTTGGGTTCTTGGGGAGCAGAAAACCCGAAACCTACGTTCCGATAAAATGGAAAACGTTATTTTTAATGGTACCGAAAAGAGAAAACGCGCAAATATCTGCGAAGTCAGCATTACCTTTGAAAATAATCGCGGATTACTCCCGCCGGAATTTCCAACCGTTTGCATCACCCGAAGACTTTATCGAGACGGAGATGCCGAATATCTAATCAATAATGTTTCCTGCCGCTTAAAGGACATCCATGCGCTATTTTTAGACACCGGAATTGGCTCAGATTCTTATGCAATCATTGAGCTGAAAATGGTGGACGAACTCCTGAATGATAAAGAAAATTCACGTAGAAATCTCTTTGAAGAAGCAGCCGGAATTTCCAGATATAAATTACGCAAAAAGGAAACCCTTAGAAAGTTAGAGGACGTTCAAAACGACTTATTGCGCTTAGATGACATCATTTATGAAGTAGAAAAAAGCCTCAATACCCTAAGCAAGCAAGTAAAACGTGCCGAAAAATATCAGGAATTTCGCCAGCAATATAAACGGGCTTCGCTACAATTCACTTTTTTAAGTACAGAAACCCTGCGCTCAACAAGCCAAAAACTAACCCAAGAAGCCCAAAATTTAGAAGACCAAATTACCCAAACCAGAACATTAATCTCCACAAAAGAAGTACAACTAACTAATTTTCAACAACAAACATTAACTACCAGAGAAAATGCTGCCCATATTCAAGAGCAAATTACGGAGCTAATGGATGTTATTCGCCAGAAAGAATATGAAAAAAACCTGCGTACCGAAAAAGTTAAGCACTTAAACCAACGAGCAGCGGAAATTGAAACAAATTACCAAAAATATCAAGTTGAAATAGAAAATTTTTCTGCCCAAGAACTCACCTTGGAAACTACTATTGACTCTGCTAATGAACGTTATGACCAGCACGAATACTTGATTCAGGAACTCGAAGAGAGCATTTCTCAATTACAAGGCCATTCAAAAACAATCAAAATAAATTTAGATAACGCTTTATCCCAAAAAAGACACAGAGAGCAAGACCTCGCTAAGCAAAATCGAGAACTGGATATTTTAAAAACGACACTCCAAAGCCTTGAAAATGAGCTAAAACAAAAACAGCAGGACGTTAATTCCCGTCAGGAAACTACCGATGAAGTAGCCCAAAACATCGCCACTCTACAGCACGATATTGCTCAATTACAGCAGGAACTAAAAGACACACAAAATACCCAAAGCCAAATAGAAGAATCCATAAAAGAGCATAAGCAGCAGTTAGAAGTTTTGCAAGAAACTTTGCGAAACGCTACGCGAACCTTGGATGCTAAAAATAATGAACGAAAACTACTCAGCAGCTTAGTTAATAGCTTAGAAGGATTCCCCGAAAGTGTTCGATTTTTGAAAAAAAATAAGCACTGGACAGCAAATACTGTGTTGTTATCAGATATTTTTTCCTGTACAGAAGCCTACCGAACCGCCGTAGAACATTTTTTAGAACCCTATTTGAGCTATTTTGTGGTTCAAACACGACAAGAAGCCATTGAAGCCATTGCCTTGCTGGTACAGCAAGGCGTAGGTAGAGCACGCTTTTTTATCTTAGATGACATAAAAAAACTTGTTGATAATCAACAAAATATAAATGAATATTCTCTGTTAAACCAAATTCACTGTCAGCCGCAGTATCAACTATTGGCGCAGTTTCTATTTCAAAAAACTCAATTTCATGAACATATTTCGGATTGGTTAGCGATTTCTGCTACGGATAACATTTTACTGCATAATGGTCAAATCTGGCTTGGAAACGGACAATTAAGCGGCGGGAAAGCCGGACTTTTTGAAGGAAAAAGAATCGGAAGAGCCTTACAATTAGAGCAACTCGAGGCCGAAATAGCCGAAATAACCAACAAAAACCAAACCCTGCAAAACCAAATTAACCAAACCCAAACAAAACTTCAAGAGTCCATAACCCAAAAACCAACCCAGCAAATTGAAACCCTAAATAAGCAACTACAGCTAAAACAGCGAGATTTACACGTTTTACAAGCCCGCGAACATGATTTTCAAAAACTGATACAGCAAACAGAAACCCGCGCCCAAGAAACCCAACGTAAACTCGACCAAATCCAAAGCAAAATCACGACCATCGCCCCACAAATAGAAGAAGCATACAGCATCTTAGACACCTTAACCCAAGAATGCGAAAACCTTCAAAAAAACTTAGATGCTAAACAAACTAAGCTATCTTCTGAGCAGCAAAAACTGAATCACGCCCTCATCCAATTTGAACAAGTCAAAAGTATTATTCAAGCCTCAAAGCAAGAAATCCGCTTCATCAGAGAACAAAAAAATGTCCGAATCACCGCAATTAATCAATATCAAGCTGAAAAAGAGGAAATTACAAAAAACTTAAATACCCTGATACAAACACCGGAAATTCCAGATAATACGCTGCTAAATGCTTATGAAAATTTAAAAAAGGTAGAAACCCAAAAACAGGCACAGGAAGAACATTACCAAACTGCATTGCATACAGCCCAGATATTAGAAACCGAGATTCATAAAAAACGGAAACAAAAAGAAGACTTAGAGCTAAGTTTAAACCAAAATAAAGACAAACGCACTGAAGTTAGTTTGAAAATAAGTGCCCTCGAAGAACGGCTGCGCGTTGAATTTCAATTAGAATTTTCTCAACTAACAGAAGAATCCTTGTTTAAAAATGGGCGGCCAGCTCTTTCTATAGATGAACTGCAAGCAGAAATAACTTCATTACGCACCAAAATTGCCGAGTTCGGCGAAGTAAACCTAACAGCAATCGAAACCCACCGAGAAATAAAAGAACGTTATGACTTTATGCAGGCACAACGACAAGATTTACTATCCGCTGAAACTGACCTGAAAAACACCATTCAAGAAATTGATGAAACCGCCCAAACCCGATTCATGGAAGCCTTTCAAGCCATCCAAAAAAACTTTATCCAAGTATTTAGAAGCCTCTTTACCGAAAAGGATTCCTGCAATCTCGTGCTGCTAAACCCCAATGACCCATTAGAATCACCCATTGACATTTTGGCACAGCCTAAAGGAAAACGCCCCTTAACAATCAACCAACTTTCCGGCGGCGAAAAAACCTTAACGGCAATATCGTTATTATTCGCTATTTATCTACTCAAGCCGGCCCCGTTCTGTATCTTTGACGAAGTAGATGCCCCCTTAGATGATACCAATATTGATAAATTCAACCATATTATCAGAGATTTTTCAGGAAATTCCCAATTTATCATCGTTACACACAATAAACGCACCATGATGGCAACCAATACGATTTTTGGCGTTACGATGGAAGAAGCAGGCGTTTCCAAAGTACTTCCCGTAGATTTTGAAAAACTACAACTTGCAGAAGATAAATTTATGGGAATCAGTAGCTAA
- the sprA gene encoding cell surface protein SprA, producing the protein MLHAVILFIFSILTPWFHQEETNKKLVILEKNNNQRREYRFFLPDSNEKRKRITFRRKDNSINPTNTDHESPLYAPNPSNVETIYEIDEDGKGYYVHERVGGIDVKPPSYITREEYLDMLKRKQTTSYFRLKSAQQSGSPVSKSLIPKLNINSALFRDIFGSGKVDIKPSGSVLLDLSYRINKNQNPANSLANQRNSTFNFDQQIQLNVVGQIGEKLKLRANWDTKSNFNFENTFLTGYEGGEDDIIKKIEAGNVSLPLNGSLITGGQNLFGVKVAAQFGPVFITSIASQQRGKTNEVTATGGAQKTEFSKKVNEYDENRHFFLNHYFRSVYERATANFPVLTSNINVTRVEVWVTNRSNSSLTNNRNAIGFVDLGENITSNGGVLWNPTVANPTKLYPNNSANHIYQTIQNARLRNDAVANLEASGLKNGEDFELIENMKRLNEQEYRFHPQLGYISLNTKLQQNDVLYVAYEYTVTGDTTVFRVGEFSIDQPSNANNTNVLFLKMLKPSSTRPALNNRPYPTWDLMMKNIYSIGGYNLNKDNFVLDVWYESTGGAGDINYLPTSDVKNIPLIQVLSLDRLTNNMEAGADNRFDFLPNLTVITEKGLIIFPKLEPFGKGLIDKFITNRESDSAKYAYPQLYSMTQVDASQFFPQLNRFKMKGTYQGASSSEIQLNAVQIAQGSIKVTANGIQLTEGSDYIVDYNIGKVTILNQGIINSGQEIKVKYESNTLFGIDQKTMVGSRIDYKFNKDIKLGATILHLNERPLINKINIGDEPLSNTIWGADVSFNKQSKLITKIIDKLPLINTKEPSQVTFNGEFAQMIPGHPRQIQTGDEKGIAYLDDFEGTKNVSDITNANLWKLASFPSNLPRPAGSDPTSAGFTRSKLAWYQIDAIFYTQPKDFGLDKNSPALNLNASRRITPQEVFPKSTPGPGTNLLATLDLHYFPSVRGPYNYQTDGGKINSKGSFINPRENWAGIMRRTSGNTDFEAANFEFIEFWLLDPFAEDSSNTGGNMHLNLGKISEDVLPDNRRSFENGLPTNENDDNNNLNLTTTPWGRVSDATLPIQSFDNNPSARKFQDVGLDGLSSEKERTFFQDYLNKASTVVTDAVGIAKINNDPSSDDFVFFRDDAAYPSGTDIISRYVHYNGTEGNSPIANPGDKFTRSATTTPDVEDLNADGTLSSAEQFYDYEISIRKEDLVVGRNYIVSQVDTILKMENNTDKRVKWYQFRVPLRSGIPINGIQNFKAIDFIRLYLNNFDKETIMRFAKVQLVATQWRRYTNTIGPEDVVFPPTDSVSADFNIATVNIEENSGRVPLGYVIPPNIIRQQQYNSPVPGILQNEQSLVMSVCGLQDGYANAVFKNINFDLRNYKHLKMWIHAEPNLNGNYPANFNKRGDVTCFIRLGTDYVNNYYEYEIPLTPSNLSINTAENIWLEENQLNFALEELNRAKQERNIRMLSYNERYVYVNEKGHKITVLGNPQLNNVKTILIGIRNPKNDGLPVCLEAWINELRVTDFDEFPGWAANARLNLKLADLAQVTVAAARSTPGFGGIEKRLNERSRENMTRYDLTVSSNLGKLLPKKIGLELPIYYAVGERWTDPQYNPLDPDIKMVTRLEAARDEHDRDSTRRAAQDYTSNRSFSLNNARKIKTNSKAKPHLWDVENLALTLSYSEIFSHNSTTAYRLNTQHLASIAYNYSFTPKNYQPFKGKKAKTNLITAFNFYLFPKTISVKLDGNRMFEQNQMRPTANGIIITPTFVQNFTLNRTYSLRWDITKSLGFTFNATNTGRVDEPRGLINSPEKKDTLYRNILSFGRDEANGKYRQINFGRTLNYNQTIQATYRLPFDKVKPLNWISSNVTYNAAFTWQTAALQNQNFGNTISNSRGIQATGQMNFAQFYKKFKKVEAFLKPTPKKNIISKADSSRKEGDDTYIALRGFAKEVVRLIFSVQSADLSYNRTETTILPGYLPQTDNFGLDFRFRDSLGLNRPFTMAPGIGFILGDQKDIRRKAAEAGWITRDTLLTSKYTTTFNEQITGRLSMNVFKGFKIDFNVNRSNSKNYSELFAWDNAKQDFNSFNQVATGTFSSSFLAIGTAWESNTNNESKAFLAFAENRREISRRLALANPNQPLLSYTGETNRGYFNGYNATSQDVLIPAFLAAYGGKKAGSVSLSPFSGIPMPNWTVTFNGLNLSESFKDVFSAITFTHSYRSTYSTNFIYNLRSRANLGDKFSQQTYVVDSAGRSITGSTVQLVNFEPIYNIQTVTISEQFAPILGVNLTMKNGIGATVDLKKDRNLTFNVGALQLAETKNTELTLNLSWRKDKFLFPINLFGKEFEIKNAITTRFEVTLRNSKNQNRRLDSTAPPDFTGGNFGLIIKPSIDYMVSTQLTVRVYYEFNRNKPVMSNSFPTTFSAFGVQVRFTIR; encoded by the coding sequence TTGCTACACGCAGTAATTCTTTTTATTTTTTCTATTCTAACACCGTGGTTTCATCAAGAAGAAACCAACAAGAAGTTAGTTATATTAGAAAAAAACAACAATCAGCGGAGGGAATATCGTTTTTTTCTCCCAGATAGCAACGAAAAGCGTAAAAGAATAACTTTTAGGCGGAAAGATAATTCTATAAACCCAACCAACACAGATCATGAGTCGCCTCTATATGCTCCCAACCCTTCTAATGTAGAAACTATCTATGAAATAGATGAAGACGGGAAAGGATATTATGTACATGAGCGCGTAGGCGGGATAGACGTAAAGCCACCCTCGTATATCACCCGCGAGGAATATTTAGATATGCTCAAACGGAAGCAGACCACCAGCTACTTCCGGCTAAAAAGTGCACAACAAAGCGGTTCGCCCGTTTCTAAGTCATTGATACCAAAGCTGAATATTAACTCGGCATTATTTCGGGATATATTCGGCAGCGGAAAAGTAGATATAAAACCCAGCGGATCTGTTCTCTTAGATTTATCCTATCGGATAAATAAAAATCAAAATCCGGCAAACTCATTGGCAAATCAACGAAACTCTACCTTTAATTTTGACCAACAAATTCAGCTAAATGTAGTAGGGCAAATCGGCGAAAAGCTAAAACTACGGGCAAATTGGGATACTAAGTCTAACTTTAATTTTGAGAATACTTTTTTAACCGGTTATGAGGGCGGCGAAGATGACATTATCAAAAAAATAGAAGCCGGTAATGTGAGCCTACCGCTAAACGGGTCGTTGATTACCGGAGGGCAAAATCTTTTTGGGGTAAAAGTAGCGGCTCAATTTGGCCCGGTATTTATCACTAGCATTGCCTCTCAGCAACGCGGAAAAACCAATGAGGTAACAGCTACCGGCGGTGCCCAAAAAACAGAATTTTCCAAAAAAGTAAATGAATATGACGAAAACCGCCACTTTTTCCTAAATCATTATTTCCGAAGCGTTTATGAACGAGCCACTGCTAATTTTCCCGTACTTACCTCAAATATTAACGTAACCCGAGTAGAAGTTTGGGTTACAAACCGCTCAAACTCTTCTCTAACAAACAACCGTAATGCCATAGGTTTTGTAGATTTGGGGGAAAATATAACGTCCAACGGCGGCGTTCTTTGGAACCCAACAGTAGCTAACCCCACCAAACTATACCCAAATAACTCCGCTAACCATATTTATCAAACGATTCAAAATGCCCGCTTACGGAATGATGCAGTAGCTAACTTAGAAGCCTCCGGCCTGAAAAATGGAGAAGACTTTGAACTTATCGAAAATATGAAGCGCCTTAATGAACAAGAATATCGCTTCCACCCACAACTTGGCTACATATCCTTAAACACAAAACTTCAGCAAAATGACGTTCTGTATGTAGCTTATGAATACACCGTTACCGGAGATACTACTGTGTTCAGAGTAGGGGAGTTTTCCATAGACCAACCTTCTAACGCCAATAATACCAATGTATTATTTCTAAAAATGCTAAAACCGTCTTCTACCCGCCCGGCTCTTAACAACAGACCGTATCCGACTTGGGATTTGATGATGAAAAATATTTATAGCATCGGAGGCTACAACTTAAATAAAGATAATTTTGTATTAGATGTTTGGTACGAATCTACCGGAGGAGCCGGCGATATAAATTACTTACCTACTTCAGATGTCAAAAACATTCCGCTCATACAAGTACTTAGCTTAGACCGGCTAACCAACAATATGGAGGCCGGTGCTGATAACCGTTTTGACTTTTTACCCAACCTTACCGTTATTACCGAAAAAGGGTTAATTATCTTCCCGAAGTTAGAGCCTTTTGGTAAGGGCTTGATAGACAAGTTTATCACCAACAGAGAATCAGATTCGGCTAAATATGCCTATCCACAATTATACAGCATGACCCAAGTGGATGCAAGCCAGTTCTTTCCACAGCTAAACCGCTTTAAAATGAAAGGAACGTATCAAGGCGCATCCAGCTCGGAAATCCAGCTAAATGCCGTTCAGATAGCACAAGGCTCCATCAAAGTTACTGCCAACGGAATCCAATTAACAGAAGGATCTGACTATATCGTAGATTACAATATCGGAAAAGTTACCATCCTGAATCAAGGAATTATCAACTCCGGCCAAGAAATAAAAGTCAAATATGAAAGTAATACATTATTTGGGATTGACCAAAAAACAATGGTTGGCTCCCGAATTGACTATAAATTTAACAAAGACATTAAGTTAGGGGCAACAATATTGCACCTAAATGAACGCCCCTTAATCAACAAGATTAACATCGGAGATGAGCCGCTTTCTAATACAATCTGGGGTGCAGATGTAAGTTTTAATAAACAATCTAAGCTCATTACCAAAATAATAGATAAACTTCCGTTGATAAACACAAAAGAGCCTTCTCAGGTTACATTTAACGGAGAGTTTGCCCAAATGATTCCTGGCCACCCGCGCCAAATTCAAACAGGGGACGAAAAGGGAATTGCCTACTTAGATGATTTTGAAGGTACTAAAAATGTTTCAGATATTACCAATGCTAATTTATGGAAGTTAGCCTCTTTTCCGTCAAATTTACCAAGGCCGGCCGGCTCAGACCCTACTTCAGCCGGATTTACCCGTTCTAAATTAGCTTGGTATCAAATAGATGCTATCTTTTATACTCAGCCTAAAGATTTTGGTTTAGACAAAAACTCACCTGCCTTGAACCTAAATGCAAGCCGCCGAATAACGCCGCAGGAAGTTTTCCCCAAATCTACACCAGGACCGGGCACTAACTTATTGGCTACATTAGACCTGCACTATTTTCCAAGTGTTCGGGGGCCATATAACTACCAAACAGACGGCGGAAAAATTAATTCAAAAGGCAGTTTCATAAATCCTCGTGAAAACTGGGCTGGTATCATGCGCAGAACCAGTGGTAACACCGACTTTGAAGCCGCAAACTTTGAATTTATTGAATTTTGGCTCTTAGACCCCTTTGCCGAAGACTCCTCAAATACCGGTGGAAATATGCACCTTAATCTGGGAAAAATCAGCGAAGACGTGCTGCCAGATAACCGCCGGAGCTTTGAAAATGGCCTCCCAACCAATGAAAATGATGATAATAATAATTTAAACTTAACGACAACTCCTTGGGGGCGCGTTTCAGATGCTACTTTACCTATCCAATCTTTTGATAACAACCCAAGTGCACGAAAGTTTCAGGACGTTGGCTTAGACGGGCTTTCTTCAGAAAAAGAAAGAACATTTTTTCAGGACTATCTAAACAAAGCCTCAACTGTGGTTACGGATGCTGTGGGTATCGCTAAAATCAACAATGACCCAAGCTCTGATGACTTTGTGTTTTTTAGAGATGATGCAGCTTACCCCTCCGGCACAGATATTATTTCCCGCTATGTACACTACAACGGCACAGAAGGAAACTCACCCATAGCTAACCCGGGTGATAAATTTACCCGCTCGGCTACAACTACACCGGATGTAGAAGACCTAAACGCAGACGGAACGTTAAGTTCGGCAGAGCAATTTTATGATTACGAAATCAGTATCCGAAAAGAAGATTTGGTGGTCGGCAGAAACTATATTGTAAGTCAGGTAGATACCATCTTAAAGATGGAAAATAATACAGATAAACGGGTTAAATGGTATCAGTTTAGAGTGCCATTACGTTCCGGCATCCCGATAAATGGAATCCAGAACTTTAAAGCTATAGACTTTATCCGGCTATATCTAAATAACTTTGATAAAGAAACTATCATGCGGTTTGCTAAAGTTCAGTTGGTAGCTACCCAGTGGCGGCGTTATACCAACACCATTGGCCCGGAAGATGTAGTGTTTCCCCCTACAGATTCCGTTTCCGCTGACTTTAATATCGCTACGGTTAATATTGAAGAAAACTCCGGTAGAGTGCCGCTGGGTTATGTTATCCCGCCAAATATTATCCGCCAGCAACAGTATAACTCTCCGGTTCCCGGCATCCTTCAAAACGAACAATCGTTGGTAATGAGCGTTTGCGGCCTCCAAGATGGCTATGCAAACGCAGTTTTCAAAAATATCAACTTTGACTTGCGTAATTATAAACACCTCAAAATGTGGATACACGCAGAACCTAACTTGAATGGAAATTATCCCGCTAACTTTAACAAACGAGGCGATGTAACCTGCTTTATCCGCTTAGGAACAGATTATGTGAATAACTATTACGAATATGAAATTCCTCTAACTCCCTCAAATTTAAGTATTAACACTGCAGAAAATATTTGGTTAGAAGAAAATCAGCTAAATTTTGCACTGGAAGAATTAAATAGGGCGAAGCAAGAACGTAATATCCGAATGCTTTCATATAACGAACGTTATGTCTATGTGAATGAAAAAGGACATAAAATAACGGTGCTGGGAAACCCCCAGCTAAATAACGTTAAAACGATTTTGATAGGTATCCGAAATCCCAAGAATGACGGCCTACCGGTTTGTTTAGAAGCATGGATCAATGAATTGCGGGTTACGGACTTTGATGAGTTTCCCGGCTGGGCTGCAAATGCTCGACTAAACCTGAAATTAGCGGACTTAGCGCAGGTAACTGTCGCGGCTGCCAGAAGTACACCGGGATTTGGCGGCATCGAAAAAAGACTGAACGAACGAAGCCGCGAAAATATGACCCGCTATGACCTGACGGTGTCTTCTAACTTAGGAAAACTTCTCCCCAAAAAAATAGGACTTGAACTGCCTATCTATTATGCCGTTGGCGAACGTTGGACTGACCCCCAATATAACCCCTTAGACCCTGATATTAAGATGGTTACCCGCCTTGAAGCTGCCCGTGATGAACATGACAGAGATTCTACGCGCCGCGCCGCCCAAGACTACACCTCTAACCGCAGCTTCTCCCTAAATAACGCCCGAAAAATAAAAACAAACTCTAAGGCAAAACCTCACCTCTGGGACGTAGAAAACTTAGCACTAACACTAAGCTACAGCGAAATATTTTCTCATAATTCCACAACAGCTTATCGGCTAAATACCCAACACCTCGCTTCCATAGCCTATAACTACAGCTTTACACCCAAAAACTATCAGCCATTTAAAGGTAAAAAAGCAAAAACCAATCTAATTACAGCTTTTAACTTCTACCTCTTTCCCAAAACAATTTCGGTTAAATTAGATGGCAACCGGATGTTTGAGCAAAATCAGATGCGACCAACGGCTAACGGCATTATTATCACACCTACTTTTGTACAAAATTTTACCTTAAATAGAACTTATAGCCTCCGCTGGGATATTACAAAATCTCTGGGCTTCACCTTTAATGCTACCAATACCGGCCGTGTGGATGAACCACGTGGACTGATAAATTCTCCCGAAAAGAAAGATACTCTGTACCGAAATATATTGAGTTTTGGCCGAGATGAGGCTAATGGGAAGTACCGGCAAATCAATTTTGGGAGAACCTTAAACTACAATCAAACCATTCAGGCAACTTATCGTTTGCCTTTTGATAAAGTAAAACCACTAAACTGGATTTCCTCTAACGTTACCTATAATGCGGCATTTACGTGGCAAACAGCCGCATTGCAGAACCAAAACTTTGGAAATACTATTAGCAACTCCCGTGGCATACAAGCTACCGGGCAAATGAATTTTGCACAGTTTTACAAAAAGTTCAAAAAAGTTGAAGCATTTCTCAAGCCTACCCCTAAAAAAAATATTATCAGCAAAGCAGACTCAAGTAGAAAAGAGGGGGACGACACCTACATCGCATTGCGCGGGTTCGCCAAAGAAGTTGTCCGGCTGATTTTTAGCGTCCAATCAGCAGATTTATCCTATAACCGAACAGAAACCACTATTCTGCCGGGTTATTTGCCCCAAACGGATAACTTTGGCTTAGACTTCCGCTTTCGAGATTCGTTGGGTCTCAACCGACCCTTTACAATGGCTCCGGGAATTGGTTTTATCTTAGGCGACCAAAAAGACATTCGCCGAAAAGCCGCAGAAGCAGGCTGGATAACGCGAGATACCCTCCTAACCAGCAAATATACAACCACTTTCAATGAACAAATAACCGGACGGCTCTCTATGAATGTGTTCAAAGGGTTTAAAATAGATTTTAATGTAAATCGCTCTAACTCAAAAAATTATAGCGAACTCTTTGCTTGGGATAACGCAAAACAAGACTTTAATAGCTTTAACCAAGTAGCAACAGGTACTTTTTCAAGTTCTTTTTTAGCTATTGGGACTGCTTGGGAAAGCAACACCAATAATGAATCCAAAGCTTTTTTGGCATTTGCAGAAAATAGACGGGAGATTTCACGGCGTTTGGCACTTGCTAATCCTAACCAGCCATTGCTATCTTATACCGGAGAAACTAATCGCGGATATTTTAATGGCTACAATGCTACCTCCCAAGATGTGCTAATTCCTGCCTTTTTGGCGGCTTACGGCGGTAAAAAGGCAGGAAGTGTTTCATTATCACCGTTTTCTGGAATCCCGATGCCTAATTGGACAGTTACCTTTAATGGCCTAAACCTCTCGGAATCATTTAAGGATGTTTTTAGTGCAATTACGTTTACACATAGCTATCGCTCCACTTATTCTACAAACTTTATCTATAACTTACGTTCGAGAGCCAATTTAGGAGATAAATTTTCCCAACAAACTTATGTAGTGGACTCTGCCGGAAGGTCTATTACCGGTTCAACTGTGCAATTGGTTAATTTTGAGCCGATTTATAATATTCAAACGGTAACAATTTCAGAACAGTTTGCCCCAATTTTGGGGGTTAATCTTACCATGAAAAACGGAATCGGAGCTACGGTAGATTTAAAAAAAGACAGAAATCTAACTTTTAACGTAGGTGCTTTACAATTGGCTGAAACCAAAAATACAGAACTCACCTTGAATTTAAGTTGGCGAAAGGACAAATTTCTGTTTCCGATAAATTTATTCGGAAAAGAATTTGAGATTAAAAACGCCATAACTACTCGTTTTGAAGTAACCCTTCGTAATTCCAAGAATCAAAACCGCCGCTTAGACTCTACTGCTCCGCCGGATTTCACAGGCGGTAATTTTGGGCTAATTATCAAGCCATCAATAGATTATATGGTTAGTACACAACTGACAGTTCGGGTTTATTATGAATTTAACCGGAATAAACCGGTTATGTCAAATTCCTTTCCCACTACATTTTCAGCATTTGGGGTGCAAGTTCGCTTCACCATTCGCTAA
- a CDS encoding response regulator → MDIQNKNIKVLIVEDNRIIALDIKESLEEFGFNVVGTVSRGEKALSWFSSNYCDVVIMDINLEGRLNGLETAKYIIEDIKIPIVIISAQTDDYSTQFAKEIGIQEYITKPASPEQIANSIKRVLNLP, encoded by the coding sequence ATGGACATCCAAAATAAAAATATAAAAGTTCTAATAGTAGAAGATAACCGCATTATCGCCTTAGACATTAAAGAGTCTTTGGAGGAATTCGGCTTTAACGTTGTAGGAACTGTATCCCGCGGAGAAAAAGCACTTTCGTGGTTTTCATCCAACTATTGCGATGTCGTTATTATGGACATTAACCTCGAAGGAAGGCTAAATGGCTTAGAAACAGCAAAATACATTATTGAAGATATAAAAATTCCAATAGTGATTATTTCTGCCCAAACGGACGATTATTCTACCCAATTTGCCAAAGAAATTGGTATTCAAGAGTATATAACCAAACCGGCCAGCCCGGAACAAATTGCTAATTCAATTAAAAGAGTACTGAATCTGCCATAA